One stretch of Cellulomonas wangsupingiae DNA includes these proteins:
- the hflX gene encoding GTPase HflX — MNDREHTTDEAQQAPVRSAQEVADDVVARVLARAGTAVQDGGTTHTSYDGAQLDLEERTSLRRVTGLSTELQDVSEVEYRQLRLERVVLVGVWGSGTAEEAEISLRELAALAETAGSEVLDGLLQRRRTPDPGTFLGSGKAAELATVVAAVGADTVVVDGELAPSQRRALEDIVKVKVVDRTALILDIFAQHAKSREGKAQVELAQLEYLLPRLRGWGESMSRQAGGQVGGAGAGMGSRGPGETKIELDRRRIRNRMAKLRREIAAMAPARETKRASRKRNAIPSVAIAGYTNAGKSSLLNRLTHAGVLVENALFATLDPTVRRAEAADGRVYTLADTVGFVRDLPHQLVEAFRSTLEEVADADLILHVVDAAHPDPEGQIAAVRHVFADIPGAMDVPEIIVLNKADLASPEAVARLRSREVHSIVVSAHTGEGIAELSELIADQLPRPGVHVDVVVPYSRGDLVSRVHEHGDIDHEEHTAAGTLLRARVDAGLAAELEAASAGS, encoded by the coding sequence GTGAACGACCGAGAGCACACCACCGACGAGGCGCAGCAGGCGCCGGTGCGCAGCGCGCAGGAGGTGGCCGACGACGTCGTCGCGCGGGTGCTGGCACGGGCCGGGACCGCGGTGCAGGACGGCGGCACCACGCACACCTCGTACGACGGTGCGCAGCTCGACCTCGAGGAGCGGACGTCGCTGCGCCGGGTCACCGGGCTGTCCACCGAGCTGCAGGACGTCTCGGAGGTCGAGTACCGGCAGCTGCGGCTCGAGAGGGTCGTGCTCGTGGGTGTGTGGGGCTCGGGTACCGCCGAGGAGGCGGAGATCTCGCTGCGCGAGCTGGCCGCGCTGGCGGAGACGGCCGGGTCCGAGGTCCTCGACGGCCTGCTGCAGCGTCGGCGCACCCCGGACCCCGGCACGTTCCTCGGCTCGGGCAAGGCGGCCGAGCTCGCGACCGTCGTCGCCGCGGTCGGCGCCGACACCGTCGTGGTCGACGGCGAGCTGGCACCGTCGCAGCGCCGCGCGCTGGAGGACATCGTCAAGGTCAAGGTCGTCGACCGGACCGCGCTGATCCTCGACATCTTCGCGCAGCACGCGAAGTCCCGGGAGGGCAAGGCGCAGGTCGAGCTCGCGCAGCTCGAGTACCTCCTGCCGCGTCTGCGCGGCTGGGGCGAGTCGATGAGCCGTCAGGCGGGTGGCCAGGTCGGCGGCGCAGGCGCGGGCATGGGCTCGCGCGGACCCGGTGAGACGAAGATCGAGCTGGACCGGCGACGCATCCGCAACCGCATGGCCAAGCTGCGTCGGGAGATCGCCGCGATGGCGCCGGCGCGCGAGACCAAGCGGGCCTCGCGCAAGCGCAACGCGATCCCGTCCGTCGCGATCGCCGGCTACACCAACGCCGGCAAGTCCTCGCTGCTCAACCGCCTGACGCACGCCGGTGTGCTGGTCGAGAACGCGCTGTTCGCGACCCTGGACCCCACGGTGCGTCGCGCCGAGGCGGCGGACGGGCGCGTGTACACGCTCGCGGACACCGTCGGGTTCGTGCGGGACCTGCCGCACCAGCTCGTGGAGGCCTTCCGGTCGACGCTCGAGGAGGTCGCGGACGCGGACCTCATCCTGCACGTCGTGGACGCCGCGCACCCGGACCCCGAGGGGCAGATCGCGGCGGTGCGGCACGTGTTCGCCGACATCCCCGGTGCGATGGACGTCCCCGAGATCATCGTGCTCAACAAGGCCGACCTCGCCAGCCCGGAGGCGGTCGCCCGGCTCCGCTCGCGCGAGGTGCACTCGATCGTCGTCTCCGCGCACACCGGGGAGGGCATCGCCGAGCTCAGCGAGCTCATCGCCGACCAGCTCCCGCGCCCCGGCGTCCACGTGGACGTCGTCGTGCCGTACTCGCGCGGGGACCTCGTCAGCCGCGTGCACGAGCACGGCGACATCGACCACGAGGAGCACACGGCGGCGGGCACGCTGCTGCGCGCGCGGGTCGACGCCGGGCTGGCGGCCGAGCTCGAGGCGGCGTCCGCCGGCTCCTGA
- a CDS encoding S9 family peptidase, producing the protein MLPTDLDLLRTPGAPTLLPDATAAVVAVTRTDLEADAYRGELWLVPLDGSGEGTGRARRLTHGHRDSAPEVSPDGRLVAFCRAPLTGGPPQVHVMPLTGGEPVRLTDAPLGAGDPRWSPDGTRLAFVARVPQHGRYVRDADPSAEAPRHITTFAYRSDGVGFVHDRPQHVHVVEVPADPAELTSPPAAVALTSGDAEVTGPRWTADGLALVARSTRHAAREHDVRRDAVLVAAPRDAAGPAPVVALTDADAGSTLAVDAVLPTTDVLWLLASDLGPDGTDTVASLTGLYRVPLTGAGHATRTAGVPQRLTDAERVGLGGVLVASGDDVLVTVEDRGAVTLARVAPDGTTTVLLEAPHVVLGAAAVDGDGGPHVVATAATPTSAGSVLALDGGPRVVADWSAPLRATGRTVLPSELTATAPDGYPVHGWLALPDAARHPGPHPTLLMIHGGPFAQYTHALFDEVQVLTDAGYAVVLGNPRGSSGYGRSHGRAIRRAMGTVDTDDVLALLDAALDGHGDVLDAGRVGVLGGSYGGYLTAWLTTRTDRFAAAVVERGFLDPVSFTGSSDIGWWFGLQYVGDHGVDADLVAAQSPMAHVGAVTTPTLVVHSEQDWRCPVEQGQRWYVELRRRGVPAELLLFPGEGHELSRSGRPSHRRARFEHLLAWWARHLPVTV; encoded by the coding sequence GTGCTTCCCACCGACCTGGACCTGCTGCGCACCCCGGGTGCGCCGACGCTGCTGCCCGACGCGACCGCGGCGGTCGTCGCCGTCACGCGCACCGACCTCGAGGCGGACGCCTACCGGGGCGAGCTGTGGCTCGTGCCGCTCGACGGCAGCGGTGAGGGCACCGGCCGCGCGCGCCGGCTGACCCACGGCCACCGGGACAGCGCGCCCGAGGTGTCGCCGGACGGCCGCCTCGTCGCGTTCTGCCGGGCGCCGCTGACGGGCGGCCCGCCGCAGGTGCACGTGATGCCGCTGACGGGTGGTGAGCCGGTACGGCTGACCGACGCGCCGCTCGGTGCGGGCGACCCCCGGTGGTCGCCCGACGGGACGCGTCTCGCGTTCGTCGCGCGCGTCCCGCAGCACGGGCGGTACGTCCGCGACGCGGACCCCTCGGCCGAGGCCCCCCGGCACATCACGACGTTCGCCTACCGGTCCGACGGCGTGGGCTTCGTGCACGACCGCCCGCAGCACGTCCACGTCGTCGAGGTCCCCGCCGATCCCGCCGAGCTCACGTCGCCGCCCGCCGCGGTGGCGCTGACCTCCGGGGACGCCGAGGTCACAGGGCCGCGCTGGACCGCCGACGGCCTCGCCCTCGTCGCGCGGAGCACGCGCCACGCGGCCCGCGAGCACGACGTCCGGCGCGACGCCGTCCTCGTCGCCGCACCGCGCGACGCGGCGGGGCCCGCACCCGTCGTGGCGCTGACGGACGCCGACGCGGGCAGCACCCTGGCGGTCGACGCCGTGCTGCCGACGACGGACGTCCTGTGGCTGCTCGCGTCCGACCTGGGCCCGGACGGCACCGACACCGTCGCGAGCCTCACCGGGCTGTACCGCGTGCCGCTGACCGGCGCGGGGCACGCGACCCGCACCGCCGGCGTGCCGCAGCGCCTCACCGACGCCGAGCGCGTCGGGCTGGGCGGCGTGCTCGTGGCGTCCGGCGACGACGTGCTCGTCACGGTGGAGGACCGCGGCGCCGTCACGCTGGCACGCGTCGCACCCGACGGGACGACGACCGTCCTGCTGGAGGCGCCGCACGTCGTGCTCGGTGCCGCCGCGGTCGACGGCGACGGCGGGCCGCACGTCGTCGCCACCGCCGCGACGCCGACCTCCGCGGGGTCGGTGCTGGCCCTGGACGGCGGCCCGCGGGTCGTCGCGGACTGGTCCGCGCCGCTGCGCGCGACCGGCCGCACCGTCCTGCCGTCCGAGCTGACGGCGACCGCACCCGACGGGTACCCGGTGCACGGATGGCTGGCGCTGCCGGACGCCGCGCGGCACCCCGGCCCGCACCCCACGCTCCTGATGATCCACGGCGGCCCGTTCGCGCAGTACACGCACGCCCTGTTCGACGAGGTGCAGGTGCTCACGGACGCCGGGTACGCGGTGGTGCTCGGCAACCCCCGCGGCTCGTCGGGGTACGGCCGCTCGCACGGCCGGGCCATCCGGCGGGCCATGGGCACCGTCGACACCGACGACGTCCTCGCGCTGCTGGACGCGGCGCTCGACGGCCACGGCGACGTCCTCGACGCCGGCCGCGTGGGCGTCCTCGGCGGGTCCTACGGCGGCTACCTCACCGCGTGGCTCACGACGCGCACGGACCGGTTCGCCGCCGCCGTCGTCGAGCGCGGCTTCCTCGACCCGGTGAGCTTCACGGGGTCGTCCGACATCGGCTGGTGGTTCGGGCTGCAGTACGTCGGCGACCACGGCGTCGACGCGGACCTCGTGGCCGCGCAGTCGCCGATGGCGCACGTGGGCGCGGTGACGACACCGACGCTCGTGGTGCACTCCGAGCAGGACTGGCGCTGCCCGGTCGAGCAGGGCCAGCGCTGGTACGTCGAGCTGCGGCGGCGCGGCGTCCCCGCCGAGCTGCTCCTCTTCCCCGGCGAGGGGCACGAGCTGTCCCGCTCGGGACGGCCCTCGCACCGCCGTGCGCGGTTCGAGCACCTGCTGGCCTGGTGGGCGCGGCACCTGCCGGTCACCGTCTGA
- a CDS encoding ATP-dependent DNA helicase has protein sequence MPEPDPTSATDVDDDGARLAHAAAEVDELLDLAVGALGGGRRDGQHAMAQAVADALRTGEHLLVQAGTGTGKSLGYLVPAVRHAVQNDERVVVSTATLALQRQVLTRDLPLVTTALGSRLPRQAQIALLKGWHNYLCVHKVAGGYPEEQATLFDVPERAGAADHPPVVEDGDTVRETLGEQVVRAREWAEETATGDRDELVPGVSDRAWRQVSVTAMECLGGVCPMLAECFPEAARARARAADVVVTNHAMLGIAASGSPNVLPEHQVLVVDEAHELADRVTAQATAELSLPTVEQAARLARRHGGVPTTDLDTAGQHLASVIVPLPEGRFPRGMPEDVRLAVAAVRDAARTLLTALKPEAGSRDAGDGGRKMAASAMLALFEVAERMAADPEQNASTVLWCARSEDRRGMTTTRLHAAPLAVAGLVRTNLLTGRTGVLTSATLTLGGSFDAAARSVGLALRPDAAPVGPVAIATSDTAAPAATPRGDDVLRWRGLDVGSPFDYPRQGICYVARRLPPPGREPATDAQLDEIATLVEAAGGRTLGLFTSRRAATVAAEAMRERLDVPVLLQGDDQLPSLVERFAADEPTCLFGTLSLWQGVDVPGPACRLVIIDRIPFPRPDDPVRSARSDAVAAAGGNGFMSVAATHAALLLAQGAGRLVRSGKDRGVVAVLDPRLATARYGEYLQRSMPPFWRTTDRDAVLAALRRLAGSD, from the coding sequence GTGCCCGAGCCAGATCCGACGTCCGCCACCGACGTCGACGACGACGGGGCACGCCTCGCGCACGCGGCCGCCGAGGTCGACGAGCTGCTCGACCTGGCCGTCGGTGCGCTCGGCGGTGGGCGGCGCGACGGTCAGCACGCGATGGCCCAGGCCGTCGCGGACGCGCTGCGCACCGGCGAGCACCTGCTGGTGCAGGCCGGCACCGGGACGGGCAAGTCGCTCGGGTACCTGGTCCCGGCCGTGCGGCACGCCGTGCAGAACGACGAGCGCGTCGTCGTGTCCACCGCCACGCTCGCGCTGCAGCGCCAGGTGCTCACGCGCGACCTGCCGCTGGTCACCACGGCGCTCGGGTCACGCCTGCCGCGGCAGGCACAGATCGCCCTGCTCAAGGGCTGGCACAACTACCTCTGCGTGCACAAGGTCGCGGGCGGCTACCCCGAGGAGCAGGCCACGCTGTTCGACGTCCCCGAGCGCGCCGGGGCGGCGGACCACCCGCCGGTCGTCGAGGACGGGGACACGGTCCGCGAGACGCTCGGCGAGCAGGTCGTCCGGGCGCGGGAGTGGGCCGAGGAGACGGCGACGGGTGACCGCGACGAGCTGGTGCCCGGGGTCTCCGACCGCGCCTGGCGCCAGGTGTCGGTCACCGCGATGGAGTGCCTCGGCGGCGTGTGCCCGATGCTCGCCGAGTGCTTCCCCGAGGCCGCGCGGGCCCGGGCCCGCGCGGCGGACGTCGTCGTCACCAACCACGCGATGCTCGGCATCGCCGCCTCCGGCTCGCCCAACGTGCTGCCGGAGCACCAGGTGCTCGTCGTGGACGAGGCGCACGAGCTCGCCGACCGCGTCACCGCCCAGGCGACGGCGGAGCTGTCCCTGCCGACCGTCGAGCAGGCCGCGCGCCTCGCGCGGCGGCACGGCGGCGTGCCGACGACCGACCTCGACACGGCCGGCCAGCACCTCGCCTCGGTGATCGTGCCGCTGCCGGAGGGGCGGTTCCCCCGTGGCATGCCGGAGGACGTCCGCCTCGCGGTCGCCGCGGTCCGGGACGCCGCGCGCACGCTGCTGACGGCCCTCAAGCCCGAGGCCGGGTCCCGCGACGCGGGCGACGGCGGCCGCAAGATGGCGGCGTCCGCGATGCTCGCGCTGTTCGAGGTCGCCGAGCGCATGGCCGCCGACCCGGAGCAGAACGCGTCGACCGTCCTGTGGTGCGCACGGAGCGAGGACCGCCGCGGCATGACGACGACCCGCCTGCACGCGGCACCGCTCGCGGTGGCGGGCCTGGTGCGGACGAACCTGCTGACCGGGCGCACCGGGGTGCTCACGTCGGCGACGCTCACGCTCGGGGGGTCGTTCGACGCGGCGGCACGCTCGGTGGGTCTCGCGCTCAGGCCGGACGCCGCTCCCGTCGGGCCGGTGGCGATCGCCACGTCCGACACCGCCGCCCCGGCCGCGACGCCGCGCGGCGACGACGTGCTGCGGTGGCGCGGCCTCGACGTCGGCAGCCCGTTCGACTACCCCCGGCAGGGGATCTGCTACGTCGCGCGCCGCCTGCCGCCGCCGGGACGCGAGCCGGCCACCGACGCGCAGCTCGACGAGATCGCCACGCTGGTCGAGGCCGCGGGCGGCCGGACGCTCGGCCTGTTCACGTCCCGCCGGGCGGCGACCGTGGCGGCCGAGGCGATGCGGGAGCGGCTCGACGTCCCCGTCCTCCTGCAGGGTGACGACCAGCTCCCGTCCCTCGTCGAGCGCTTCGCGGCCGACGAGCCCACGTGCCTGTTCGGGACGCTGTCGCTCTGGCAGGGCGTGGACGTGCCCGGGCCGGCCTGCCGGCTCGTGATCATCGACCGCATCCCGTTCCCGCGTCCCGACGACCCGGTGCGCTCGGCGCGGTCCGACGCCGTCGCCGCGGCCGGGGGCAACGGCTTCATGTCGGTGGCGGCCACCCACGCGGCGTTGCTCCTCGCGCAGGGGGCGGGACGTCTCGTGCGCTCGGGGAAGGACCGTGGCGTCGTCGCCGTGCTGGACCCGCGCCTCGCGACCGCCCGGTACGGCGAGTACCTGCAGCGGTCCATGCCGCCGTTCTGGCGGACCACGGACCGTGACGCCGTCCTCGCCGCGCTGCGCCGCCTGGCGGGTTCGGACTAG
- a CDS encoding L-lactate dehydrogenase produces the protein MAEAIEGDELALSPSPSVPRRTSKLGIVGAGAVGSTMAYAALMRGAARTVALLDVNRAKVDAEVLDLSHGIQFTSMAEVIGSDDAAVMADCDVIMFTAGAKQKPGQSRLDLAEATISLVRKVLPGLVEVAPNAVYVMVTNPVDVVTYAALQISGLPPSQLFGSGTVLDSSRLRYLIARHTGVAVQNVHAYVAGEHGDTELPLWSSATIGAVPILEWEGTGGNGPLTREVRDSIAREVVESAYRIIEGKGATNYAIALAGSRIIEAVLKDERRILPVSSLLDNYLGISDVCLSVPSIVGSSGVLERLEVPMSSDEITGMRRSAQAVRSVARRFGF, from the coding sequence ATGGCCGAAGCCATCGAGGGCGACGAGCTCGCCCTCAGCCCGTCGCCGTCCGTGCCACGGCGCACGTCCAAGCTCGGCATCGTCGGCGCCGGGGCGGTGGGTTCGACGATGGCCTACGCCGCGCTCATGCGCGGTGCGGCCCGCACGGTCGCCCTGCTCGACGTCAACCGCGCGAAGGTCGACGCCGAGGTGCTCGACCTCTCGCACGGGATCCAGTTCACGTCGATGGCGGAGGTCATCGGCTCGGACGACGCGGCGGTGATGGCCGACTGCGACGTCATCATGTTCACGGCCGGTGCCAAGCAGAAGCCCGGGCAGTCGCGCCTCGACCTCGCCGAGGCCACCATCTCGCTCGTCCGCAAGGTGCTGCCGGGCCTCGTGGAGGTCGCACCGAACGCGGTGTACGTCATGGTGACCAACCCGGTGGACGTCGTGACGTACGCCGCGCTGCAGATCTCCGGGCTGCCCCCCTCGCAGCTGTTCGGCTCGGGCACCGTGCTCGACTCCTCGCGCCTGCGCTACCTCATCGCACGCCACACGGGGGTCGCGGTGCAGAACGTGCACGCGTACGTGGCCGGCGAGCACGGCGACACCGAGCTGCCCCTGTGGAGCTCGGCGACGATCGGCGCGGTCCCGATCCTCGAGTGGGAGGGGACCGGCGGCAACGGGCCCCTGACCCGCGAGGTGCGCGACTCCATCGCCCGCGAGGTGGTCGAGTCGGCCTACCGCATCATCGAGGGCAAGGGGGCGACGAACTACGCGATCGCACTGGCGGGGTCCCGCATCATCGAGGCGGTGCTCAAGGACGAGCGCCGGATCCTCCCGGTCTCCTCGCTGCTGGACAACTACCTCGGCATCTCGGACGTGTGCCTGAGCGTGCCGTCGATCGTCGGGTCCTCGGGCGTGCTCGAGCGCCTGGAGGTGCCGATGTCGTCCGACGAGATCACGGGCATGCGTCGTTCGGCGCAGGCGGTGCGCTCGGTCGCCCGGCGCTTCGGCTTCTGA
- the lexA gene encoding transcriptional repressor LexA yields MQARRPHGAPAGAPAEVEEVPGDGLTTRQRLVLETVRASVEQRGYPPSMREIGDAVGLTSPSSVKHQLTSLERKGYLRRDPNRPRAIEVVQPDDARSVAPWASRSGAPLLDPDAPERDNSPAPSYVPVVGRIAAGGPILAEQVVEDVFPLPRQLVGEGDLFLLKVAGDSMIDAAICDGDWVVVRRQPVAENGEIVAAMIDGEATVKTFKRADGHVWLLPHNPAYAPIDGDGATVLGRVVSVLRSL; encoded by the coding sequence ATGCAGGCACGCAGACCGCACGGGGCGCCCGCGGGCGCGCCCGCGGAGGTCGAGGAGGTCCCCGGCGACGGCCTGACGACGCGCCAGCGGCTCGTGCTGGAGACCGTGCGCGCCTCCGTGGAGCAGCGCGGCTACCCGCCGAGCATGCGGGAGATCGGTGACGCCGTCGGTCTCACCAGCCCGTCCAGCGTCAAGCACCAGCTGACGTCGCTCGAGCGCAAGGGCTACCTGCGCCGGGACCCGAACCGGCCGCGCGCCATCGAGGTCGTGCAGCCCGACGACGCGCGCTCGGTCGCGCCGTGGGCGTCGCGGTCCGGCGCGCCGCTGCTCGACCCGGACGCCCCGGAGCGGGACAACTCCCCCGCCCCGTCGTACGTCCCCGTGGTCGGTCGCATCGCCGCGGGCGGGCCGATCCTCGCCGAGCAGGTCGTGGAGGACGTCTTCCCCCTGCCGCGCCAGCTCGTCGGCGAGGGCGACCTCTTCCTGCTCAAGGTGGCCGGGGACTCGATGATCGACGCCGCCATCTGCGACGGCGACTGGGTCGTGGTGCGCCGCCAGCCCGTGGCCGAGAACGGTGAGATCGTCGCCGCCATGATCGACGGCGAGGCGACGGTCAAGACCTTCAAGCGCGCCGACGGGCACGTCTGGCTGCTGCCCCACAACCCGGCGTACGCGCCCATCGACGGCGACGGCGCCACGGTCCTGGGCCGGGTCGTGAGCGTGCTGCGCAGCCTGTGA
- a CDS encoding LysM peptidoglycan-binding domain-containing protein: MSATSIAPRVHGTGRTAAAPSGVARGARAVPAAGPLRLTARGRAVVWLLGLVLAGGVGGAAASAYADGPTAATEVRRVVVAPGDTLWAIAADVAAPGEDVRDVVLELMALNELPSGGLQAGATIVVPVA, encoded by the coding sequence ATGAGCGCGACTTCGATCGCACCGCGGGTGCACGGAACGGGCCGTACTGCCGCTGCACCTTCTGGCGTGGCGCGCGGTGCTCGTGCGGTGCCGGCCGCGGGCCCGCTGCGGCTCACCGCCCGTGGTCGCGCCGTCGTGTGGCTGCTCGGGCTGGTGCTCGCCGGTGGCGTCGGGGGAGCGGCCGCGTCCGCGTACGCCGACGGGCCGACCGCGGCGACCGAGGTGCGACGCGTGGTCGTCGCGCCGGGTGACACGCTGTGGGCGATCGCCGCGGACGTGGCGGCCCCGGGCGAGGACGTGCGCGACGTCGTGCTGGAGCTCATGGCGCTCAACGAGCTGCCGTCGGGCGGCCTCCAGGCCGGCGCGACGATCGTGGTGCCCGTCGCCTGA
- the nrdR gene encoding transcriptional regulator NrdR: protein MHCPFCRHPDSRVVDSRTSDDGSSIRRRRQCPSCHRRFTTIETASLSVVKRSGATEPFSREKIANGVRKACQGRPVSEDDLALLAQKVEETLRTAGSAEIDAYEIGLAILGPLRDLDEVAYLRFASVYQAFDSLEDFETAISGLRAEHGDEPATDAEGAGAGPTAAS from the coding sequence GTGCACTGTCCGTTCTGCCGGCACCCGGACTCCCGTGTCGTCGACTCCCGCACGTCCGACGATGGGTCGTCGATCCGCCGACGCCGGCAGTGCCCGAGCTGCCACCGTCGCTTCACCACCATCGAGACGGCGAGCCTGTCGGTCGTGAAGCGGTCCGGTGCGACCGAGCCGTTCAGCCGCGAGAAGATCGCCAACGGCGTCCGCAAGGCCTGCCAGGGTCGGCCCGTGAGCGAGGACGACCTCGCGCTGCTGGCCCAGAAGGTCGAGGAGACGCTGCGGACCGCGGGCTCCGCCGAGATCGACGCGTACGAGATCGGCTTGGCGATCCTGGGCCCGCTGCGCGACCTCGACGAGGTCGCCTACCTGCGGTTCGCGAGCGTCTACCAGGCCTTCGACTCGCTGGAGGACTTCGAGACCGCGATCTCCGGCCTCCGGGCCGAGCACGGCGACGAGCCGGCCACCGACGCCGAGGGTGCCGGCGCGGGTCCGACCGCCGCGTCCTGA
- a CDS encoding DUF5302 domain-containing protein, producing the protein MTQDDQPSAVSDDTKERFRAALERKKTQGHPTADGSRNTGAVHGAETAGPTQRRFQRKSGSA; encoded by the coding sequence ATGACTCAGGACGACCAGCCCTCGGCGGTCAGCGACGACACCAAGGAGAGGTTCCGGGCGGCGCTCGAGCGCAAGAAGACCCAGGGCCACCCCACCGCGGACGGCAGCCGCAACACCGGAGCGGTGCACGGCGCGGAGACCGCGGGGCCGACCCAGCGCCGGTTCCAGCGCAAGTCCGGCTCGGCCTGA
- the serA gene encoding phosphoglycerate dehydrogenase yields MPTALLLENLHPHARTILESAGFDVVTRTGALDENELVDALSGVQVLGIRSKTDVPAEVLAAAPDLEVVGAFCIGTNQVDLQAAAGHGIAVFNAPFSNTRSVVEVAIADIISLTRRQTVFDKEMHAGVWNKSATGAHEVRGRTLGIIGYGNIGTQLSVLAENLGMSVVFYDTAEKLALGNARRMSTLDELLEASDVVTLHVDGRAGNAGMFGAKQIARMRPGSIFLNLSRGFVVDYAALRDAVLSGHIAGAAVDVFPVEPKRKGDPFESELRGLPNVILTPHTGGSTEEAQAAIGQFVANKVRDYLATGSTNLSVNLPNLALDQRPDAHRIAYLHRNVPGVLATINATLAEHGVNIEGQLLATRGELGYVVTDVASPVAREVVDVLAGRPESLRLRLLD; encoded by the coding sequence GTGCCCACCGCCCTGCTGCTCGAGAACCTGCACCCCCACGCCCGCACGATCCTGGAGTCCGCGGGCTTCGACGTCGTGACGCGTACCGGCGCGCTGGACGAGAACGAGCTCGTCGACGCGCTGTCCGGGGTCCAGGTGCTGGGCATCCGGTCCAAGACGGACGTGCCGGCCGAGGTGCTGGCCGCCGCCCCCGACCTCGAGGTCGTCGGGGCCTTCTGCATCGGCACCAACCAGGTCGACCTGCAGGCGGCCGCCGGCCACGGCATCGCGGTGTTCAACGCGCCGTTCTCCAACACGCGGTCCGTCGTCGAGGTCGCGATCGCCGACATCATCTCGCTGACGCGCCGCCAGACGGTGTTCGACAAGGAGATGCACGCGGGCGTCTGGAACAAGTCCGCCACGGGTGCCCACGAGGTGCGGGGCCGCACCCTGGGCATCATCGGCTACGGCAACATCGGCACGCAGCTGTCGGTGCTCGCCGAGAACCTGGGCATGTCCGTCGTGTTCTACGACACGGCCGAGAAGCTCGCCCTGGGCAACGCCCGCCGGATGAGCACGCTGGACGAGCTGCTGGAGGCGTCCGACGTCGTCACGCTGCACGTCGACGGCCGCGCGGGGAACGCCGGCATGTTCGGGGCCAAGCAGATCGCCCGGATGCGGCCCGGCTCGATCTTCCTCAACCTGTCGCGCGGGTTCGTCGTCGACTACGCGGCGCTGCGTGACGCGGTGCTGTCGGGCCACATCGCGGGCGCGGCCGTCGACGTGTTCCCGGTGGAGCCGAAGCGCAAGGGCGACCCGTTCGAGTCCGAGCTGCGCGGCCTCCCGAACGTCATCCTCACGCCGCACACCGGCGGGTCCACCGAGGAGGCCCAGGCGGCCATCGGCCAGTTCGTGGCGAACAAGGTCCGCGACTACCTGGCGACCGGGTCGACGAACCTGTCGGTGAACCTGCCGAACCTGGCGCTGGACCAGCGCCCCGACGCGCACCGCATCGCGTACCTGCACCGCAACGTCCCGGGCGTCCTCGCGACCATCAACGCCACGCTCGCGGAGCACGGAGTCAACATCGAGGGGCAGCTGCTCGCGACCCGCGGCGAGCTCGGCTACGTGGTCACGGACGTCGCGTCGCCGGTCGCGCGCGAGGTCGTGGACGTGCTCGCCGGGCGTCCGGAGTCCCTGCGGCTGCGCCTGCTCGACTGA